One region of Bacteroidota bacterium genomic DNA includes:
- a CDS encoding MFS transporter — translation MKAEGIKNPLNMLVIVASLGYFVDIYDLILFNVVKKESLEALGLGGAGHESNEIFLFNCQMIGMLTGGILWGILGDKKGRLKVLFGSILLYSIANIANAFVTDMTSYATVRFIAGLGLAGELGAGITLVVETMSKETRGYGTMLIVTFGALGAVFASVVGKEGAFFANYLNEHFGTAFVGWQMAYIVGGALGLFLLLLRIGTMESGMYTHVRKEAGVKRGNFFSLFSNKETFVKYISCIFIGLPIWYIIGVLVALSVGLTKEMGIEGVVTGTAIMYAYIGLSSGDLLSGLLSQYFQTRKKVVIGYLVLSVILVFVFLFPVSTSLSWFYFLCFALGTATGYWALFVTIASEQFGTNIRSTVTNTVPNFVRGAVVPITLLYKACEPLFGATAHAKVYSALLVGVICFVLAIWGILSVKESFHKDLNYIEEC, via the coding sequence ATGAAAGCAGAAGGAATCAAAAACCCATTGAACATGCTCGTGATCGTGGCATCACTGGGCTATTTCGTCGATATCTACGATCTCATTCTCTTCAATGTAGTCAAGAAGGAAAGCCTTGAAGCTCTTGGGCTTGGAGGAGCAGGGCATGAGTCCAACGAAATTTTTCTCTTTAATTGCCAGATGATTGGCATGCTCACCGGAGGTATTCTCTGGGGCATCCTGGGCGATAAAAAAGGCCGGCTCAAAGTGCTTTTCGGTTCTATCCTCCTGTATTCTATCGCCAATATCGCCAATGCCTTCGTCACCGATATGACCAGCTACGCGACGGTTCGCTTTATCGCCGGTCTCGGTCTGGCCGGAGAACTGGGCGCGGGAATTACCCTCGTAGTAGAAACCATGAGCAAGGAAACCCGGGGCTACGGAACCATGCTCATTGTGACTTTCGGAGCCCTCGGAGCGGTCTTCGCTTCGGTGGTCGGAAAGGAGGGAGCCTTCTTCGCGAATTATCTCAACGAACATTTCGGAACGGCTTTCGTCGGCTGGCAGATGGCCTATATCGTGGGCGGCGCTTTGGGATTGTTCCTGCTGCTGCTGCGAATCGGAACGATGGAGTCGGGGATGTATACGCATGTGCGTAAAGAAGCAGGTGTAAAACGCGGGAATTTCTTTTCACTCTTCAGTAACAAAGAGACCTTTGTCAAATACATCAGCTGCATTTTTATTGGTCTGCCCATCTGGTATATAATCGGTGTACTGGTTGCACTGAGCGTTGGCCTCACCAAAGAAATGGGCATCGAAGGCGTGGTCACCGGAACGGCGATCATGTATGCATACATCGGTTTGTCGTCCGGAGATCTGCTCAGCGGTTTGCTGAGTCAGTATTTTCAGACCAGAAAAAAAGTGGTGATCGGTTATCTGGTGCTGTCGGTGATCCTGGTTTTTGTCTTTCTCTTTCCGGTCTCGACATCGCTCAGCTGGTTCTATTTTCTTTGCTTCGCGCTCGGCACCGCGACAGGTTATTGGGCGCTTTTTGTGACCATCGCGTCCGAACAATTCGGTACCAATATCCGTTCAACTGTTACCAATACTGTCCCCAATTTTGTGCGTGGAGCCGTGGTGCCCATCACACTTTTGTACAAGGCCTGCGAGCCGCTTTTCGGCGCGACGGCTCATGCAAAAGTGTACAGCGCTTTGCTCGTCGGGGTGATCTGTTTTGTCCTTGCCATCTGGGGAATCCTGTCGGTGAAAGAGAGTTTTCACAAGGATCTGAACTACATCGAGGAGTGTTGA
- a CDS encoding CoA-binding protein produces MPEQKTYTLVIGASLKPERYSNRAVLALRRHGHAVHAIGLRSGTIGDVQIQTGKPPFSDVDTVTLYLGPQNQGEMIDYIFSLQPRRIIFNPGAENEPFERLAQQKGIFTEEACTLVLLSTEQY; encoded by the coding sequence TTGCCGGAACAAAAAACATATACTTTGGTCATCGGAGCCAGCCTCAAACCTGAGCGTTATTCGAACAGGGCGGTGCTTGCTTTGCGCCGGCACGGACATGCTGTTCATGCCATCGGCCTCCGTTCCGGCACGATCGGCGACGTCCAAATCCAGACCGGCAAACCACCTTTTTCTGATGTCGATACAGTGACTCTTTATCTCGGTCCGCAAAACCAGGGAGAGATGATCGACTACATTTTCAGCCTCCAACCCCGACGAATTATCTTCAACCCCGGCGCCGAGAATGAACCTTTCGAAAGATTGGCGCAGCAAAAAGGAATTTTTACTGAGGAGGCATGCACGTTGGTTTTGCTTTCTACGGAACAATATTGA
- a CDS encoding DUF433 domain-containing protein — MTDNKARLGEGVFLVADVAKILELPLPKVRFWLLEFWNKKFGLEHGKYSFGEDKNRAVNFLTLIEFIAFAKLREQGISAQRIQKFHKHLSGILDTKYPFAETKLLTDKKDLWYERYDEIVRHDGKSQMTLKKIVEPYLRKIEFDKNRIARRYFPLGKAKNVVIDPEHQFGQATIVGTNIKVKTIYALYEGDESIENICELYNLKESKSQMQ, encoded by the coding sequence ATGACAGACAATAAAGCCAGATTGGGAGAAGGTGTTTTCTTGGTTGCTGATGTAGCTAAGATCCTGGAATTGCCTTTGCCCAAAGTGAGATTCTGGCTGCTTGAATTCTGGAATAAGAAATTTGGTTTAGAACATGGCAAATACAGCTTTGGTGAAGATAAAAACAGGGCAGTAAACTTCCTGACCCTAATTGAGTTTATTGCTTTTGCAAAATTGAGAGAGCAGGGAATCAGTGCTCAGAGAATTCAGAAATTTCACAAACACTTATCAGGAATTCTGGATACGAAATATCCTTTTGCAGAGACCAAATTATTGACCGATAAGAAAGATCTTTGGTATGAGCGTTACGATGAGATTGTCAGACATGATGGTAAGAGCCAGATGACCTTAAAAAAAATCGTAGAGCCCTATTTAAGAAAAATTGAGTTTGATAAAAACAGGATCGCCAGGCGCTATTTCCCTTTGGGGAAGGCTAAAAATGTTGTCATTGATCCTGAGCATCAATTTGGACAAGCCACAATTGTTGGAACGAATATCAAAGTGAAAACGATTTATGCCTTGTACGAGGGTGATGAATCGATAGAGAACATCTGTGAATTGTATAATCTGAAAGAAAGCAAGTCACAGATGCAATAA
- the rplS gene encoding 50S ribosomal protein L19: MDLVKIAEQSFVEKRETPAFKAGDTVTVFYKIIEGNKERIQQYQGVVLQRKGGGMTETFTVRKISNGVGVERIFPVQSPKIDKIVVDKRGIVRRARIFYLRNISGKKARIEEKRS, translated from the coding sequence ATGGATTTAGTGAAAATAGCAGAGCAAAGCTTCGTTGAAAAGCGTGAAACCCCGGCCTTTAAAGCAGGTGACACTGTCACCGTTTTCTATAAAATTATCGAGGGAAACAAAGAGCGTATCCAGCAATACCAGGGCGTTGTATTACAACGCAAAGGTGGCGGCATGACAGAGACTTTTACCGTTCGTAAAATCTCCAATGGCGTAGGTGTTGAGCGTATCTTCCCTGTACAAAGCCCAAAGATCGACAAGATCGTCGTTGACAAACGCGGTATCGTTCGCCGTGCACGTATCTTCTACCTCAGAAACATCTCTGGTAAGAAAGCACGTATCGAAGAGAAGAGATCTTAA
- the trmD gene encoding tRNA (guanosine(37)-N1)-methyltransferase TrmD — MRFDLLTVVPGLLESPFGHSIMKRAIQKGLAEVVVHNVRDYATNKHKTVDDAPYGGGAGMVMMIEPVVACIEKLKSERDYDEIIYMSPDGDLFDQKMANQYSMKGNIMILCGHYKGIDERIREHFITREISVGDYVLSGGELAAAVVCDAIIRLLPGVLNDETSALSDSFQDDLLAPPVYTRPAEFRGWKVPDILLSGNTPEVDKWRHEKSLERTKIRRPNLQKGE; from the coding sequence ATGCGCTTCGACCTCCTCACCGTAGTACCCGGCTTGCTCGAAAGTCCTTTCGGGCATTCGATCATGAAACGTGCGATCCAGAAGGGTCTCGCGGAAGTGGTCGTGCACAATGTGCGGGACTATGCGACGAACAAACACAAGACTGTCGACGATGCACCTTACGGTGGTGGCGCGGGCATGGTGATGATGATAGAACCTGTTGTCGCCTGTATCGAAAAATTAAAATCAGAGAGAGATTACGACGAAATTATTTACATGAGTCCGGATGGAGATTTGTTCGATCAGAAAATGGCGAATCAATATTCCATGAAAGGCAACATCATGATTTTGTGCGGACATTACAAAGGCATCGACGAACGCATCCGCGAACATTTTATCACGCGTGAAATTTCTGTCGGCGACTATGTTTTATCCGGAGGAGAACTTGCAGCCGCTGTTGTCTGCGATGCCATCATTCGTTTGTTGCCCGGCGTGCTCAACGATGAAACCTCTGCCCTTTCCGATTCCTTTCAGGACGATCTTTTAGCTCCTCCGGTGTATACCCGTCCGGCCGAATTCCGTGGCTGGAAAGTGCCCGATATTTTGCTCTCCGGAAACACCCCGGAAGTCGACAAATGGAGGCATGAAAAGTCCCTGGAGCGGACCAAAATCCGCCGTCCAAACCTCCAAAAAGGGGAATAA
- a CDS encoding PKD domain-containing protein gives MKVKTNYTFLVLAVLAFCLYRTNINAQSNWSAVLPTKFPTNASGQIHGISRVSQMKFHPSNPNKMYAVSARGGLFITTDGGTNWAVTPGTDFMPYARLASVCVDFTNDQILYLGTGDHDYYYSGAGVWKSTNGGLTFSQTALTSRLVVDMIMDPNDHNIIVAITDAGIYKTYNGGTSWTAKTATTIAFDDLQRKANATSRVLFATTTGSELYRSTDFGETWTQITSGIYIPAGFTSGAGCRVAVTPADSSVVYFAMVVKGGTIFKSTDGGTTFTAVKDIVPDYLTYYSNSSTSSTQGDYNFGIGVDRTNANILYLVAHNVWKSVDGGATWTQLTNWWQMVHTDMHQITVSPYNSSQLWNMNDGGVWLSTDGGINWTPKSDGIYGYEIYHGNCSPTRKDIFSIGTQDNGELYATSLGWYTNRGGDWGSQCTFDYRTNSTMVYYHGNNKRRVVNGSDATYGLPAQVTLLQGLAFNRSNTNLAFVADTFIYRTTNIQAATPTWTQIANLGKKIMAMHSSVSDVNRLYVITADGMIYVSNDALAATPTFVSYAIPNTTNNAASITTVANSSSTIYITANTRAYRSTNNGANWTDITYNLPSVNHVRILSDEYATNELMFVASNNAVYYKVANALSWTLFNSSLPSRPTVIDLSFFNDNTPNTALRVATYGRGMWEASITTLRALAASFAATDTNPCVGGTVQFSDLSTGNVTTRTWSFPGGTPSTSTAALPTVVYSSAGTYSVTLTVSDGVSTSTVTKNAYITTNGTSLPLAESFEGSSNPPAGWKNIDNGTAGYLWTKVSTAGGFGTSANSMMYDNYSWNAQGNRDDLQTCRLDMTSYSSATLTFDVAYQVFTGYVDSLIVMVSTNCGATFTRLYAKGGTTLSTAGSGSNNFVPTAAQWRTETISLNGYVGQPGVIIQFENYNGFGNKLYIDNINVSGNHLALSLNLTALVQGFYLGSGVMNASVNPGTYPTLSDSITVELRSPVSPYTVLQSTKALMQTNGTISLNCTGTFYNTSCYFVLKHRNSLETWSAAPVLLNASSIFYDFTTSASQAYGSNLILSGGKYCLYSGDVNQDGFIEAVDLAQIENKSQLFSTGYIVTDITGDRMVESEDYSLAENNGQLLLFVAKP, from the coding sequence ATGAAAGTGAAAACGAATTATACTTTTCTAGTCCTTGCAGTGCTCGCCTTCTGTCTTTATAGGACGAATATAAACGCTCAGTCCAACTGGAGTGCTGTATTGCCGACGAAGTTTCCGACGAATGCGAGCGGGCAGATTCATGGGATCAGCAGGGTGAGCCAGATGAAATTTCATCCGAGCAATCCGAACAAGATGTACGCGGTGAGTGCGCGGGGTGGATTGTTTATCACCACTGACGGAGGCACTAACTGGGCCGTCACTCCGGGAACTGATTTTATGCCTTATGCAAGGCTGGCTTCGGTTTGTGTGGATTTTACCAATGATCAGATTTTGTATCTGGGAACAGGTGATCATGATTATTATTATAGCGGTGCGGGAGTTTGGAAATCGACAAACGGTGGTTTGACATTTTCACAAACAGCGCTGACTTCAAGACTTGTCGTGGACATGATCATGGATCCGAATGATCACAACATCATTGTCGCGATCACGGATGCGGGAATTTACAAGACCTATAATGGCGGTACCAGCTGGACCGCCAAGACTGCGACGACAATTGCTTTCGACGATCTGCAAAGAAAAGCAAACGCGACTTCGAGAGTGTTGTTTGCGACCACTACCGGATCGGAATTGTATCGTTCCACCGACTTCGGTGAAACATGGACACAGATCACATCCGGAATTTATATCCCGGCAGGATTTACATCCGGAGCAGGTTGCCGCGTGGCGGTGACACCTGCGGATAGTAGTGTGGTTTACTTCGCGATGGTGGTCAAAGGCGGAACGATTTTTAAATCTACGGATGGTGGTACCACCTTTACAGCGGTAAAAGATATCGTTCCGGATTATCTGACTTATTATTCCAATTCATCCACATCATCGACACAAGGTGATTACAATTTTGGTATCGGTGTGGATCGAACCAACGCGAATATTCTCTACCTCGTCGCGCACAATGTCTGGAAATCTGTTGATGGAGGAGCGACATGGACACAGCTCACCAATTGGTGGCAGATGGTGCATACAGATATGCATCAGATTACCGTGAGTCCGTACAACTCCTCACAACTCTGGAACATGAACGATGGAGGAGTGTGGCTCAGTACAGATGGCGGAATCAACTGGACTCCGAAGAGTGACGGAATTTATGGTTATGAAATCTACCATGGAAATTGCAGTCCGACCCGTAAAGACATATTCAGCATCGGGACACAGGACAATGGAGAATTGTATGCCACTTCTCTCGGCTGGTACACCAATCGTGGAGGTGACTGGGGTTCGCAATGCACGTTCGATTACAGGACGAATAGTACCATGGTTTATTATCATGGGAACAACAAACGTCGTGTGGTAAATGGTAGTGATGCAACCTACGGCTTGCCTGCACAGGTAACGCTTTTGCAAGGGCTTGCTTTTAACCGGAGCAATACCAATCTGGCTTTTGTGGCCGATACTTTTATTTACCGAACGACCAATATCCAGGCTGCTACACCAACATGGACACAGATTGCCAATCTGGGCAAGAAGATCATGGCCATGCATTCTTCGGTATCGGATGTCAACCGTTTGTATGTCATCACTGCTGACGGGATGATTTATGTTTCGAATGATGCACTTGCCGCGACACCGACTTTTGTTTCCTATGCTATACCGAATACGACGAACAATGCCGCAAGTATTACCACCGTCGCGAATTCATCGAGCACGATTTACATCACCGCGAATACAAGAGCTTATCGCAGTACCAACAATGGCGCGAACTGGACGGACATCACTTACAATTTGCCTTCGGTGAATCATGTGAGAATCCTTTCCGATGAGTATGCAACGAATGAACTGATGTTTGTGGCTAGTAACAATGCTGTTTATTACAAAGTCGCGAATGCACTCAGCTGGACACTTTTTAATTCCAGTCTGCCTTCCCGACCAACGGTGATTGATTTGTCTTTCTTCAATGACAATACACCGAACACTGCTCTTCGTGTGGCAACATATGGAAGAGGAATGTGGGAAGCTTCGATTACCACGCTGCGTGCATTGGCCGCGAGTTTCGCTGCGACGGATACAAATCCTTGTGTTGGAGGGACTGTGCAGTTCAGTGATCTTTCTACAGGGAATGTCACCACCAGAACATGGTCATTCCCCGGGGGAACTCCATCGACTTCCACAGCCGCACTTCCGACGGTAGTTTATTCTTCCGCGGGAACATATTCGGTAACGCTGACAGTTTCGGATGGAGTAAGTACAAGTACTGTAACCAAAAATGCCTACATCACTACCAACGGAACGAGTCTGCCATTGGCGGAAAGTTTTGAAGGAAGTTCAAATCCTCCTGCGGGATGGAAAAATATTGATAACGGAACAGCGGGATATTTATGGACAAAAGTTTCTACGGCCGGAGGTTTTGGTACATCGGCGAATTCGATGATGTATGATAATTACAGCTGGAACGCGCAGGGCAACAGGGATGATTTGCAAACGTGCAGACTGGACATGACTTCATACAGTTCCGCGACACTCACCTTTGATGTTGCCTACCAGGTTTTCACAGGATATGTAGATTCACTCATTGTGATGGTTTCTACAAATTGCGGTGCGACCTTCACAAGATTGTATGCAAAAGGAGGTACAACTTTGTCGACTGCAGGAAGTGGCAGCAATAATTTTGTGCCTACAGCTGCACAATGGAGAACGGAGACGATAAGTCTCAATGGCTATGTGGGTCAGCCGGGAGTAATTATTCAATTTGAGAATTACAATGGCTTTGGAAATAAATTGTACATCGACAATATCAATGTGAGTGGAAATCATCTGGCATTGAGTTTGAATTTAACGGCGCTTGTACAGGGATTTTATCTTGGTTCAGGTGTCATGAATGCCTCTGTGAACCCGGGGACTTATCCAACATTGAGTGATTCGATTACTGTTGAACTTCGAAGTCCGGTTTCACCGTATACGGTTTTACAGTCGACCAAAGCATTGATGCAAACAAACGGGACCATTTCTCTGAATTGTACCGGAACATTTTACAACACTTCCTGTTACTTTGTATTGAAACACAGGAACTCGCTTGAAACATGGAGCGCCGCTCCGGTCTTGCTGAATGCTTCATCGATCTTTTATGATTTCACAACAAGTGCGAGTCAGGCTTATGGAAGCAATCTGATTCTGAGCGGAGGGAAGTATTGTTTGTACAGCGGTGATGTCAACCAGGATGGATTTATCGAAGCTGTGGATTTGGCACAGATTGAAAATAAGTCACAGCTCTTTTCCACCGGATACATTGTCACAGACATCACCGGCGACAGGATGGTAGAATCAGAAGATTACAGTCTTGCCGAAAACAACGGACAATTGCTGCTCTTCGTAGCAAAACCATGA
- a CDS encoding alanine dehydrogenase produces MKKIKVAIIREGKVPHDKRGPFTPEQCKVILEQFPNVELVVQPSEWRSFKDSEYVAQGIALQEDLSDCDILMGVKEVPKADLIPGKKYFFFSHTIKKQPHNRELLKALLAKKIQTIDYECLVDKNENRIIGFGRFAGIVGAYNGIMAYGLKYNLFDLKPAQLCHDKKELFKELEKVRLPNIKIVITGGGRVANGACETMGALDLRKVTPYEFLNYTFREPVYVQLHSEDYYVAKDGSAFSSWDFHHKPDGYRCKFSDPGSFAGVTDLLIHCTFWDPRADILFSKSRMRDPDFRISVIADVTCDLNGSIPSTTKATTIDNKYYGYDPMTEEIVDSFNKQGITVMSVDNLPCELPRDASDGFGKHLMERVLPSLFGEDTDGVIERASITKDGNLMPRFEYLRDYAEGK; encoded by the coding sequence ATGAAGAAGATTAAAGTTGCGATCATCCGCGAAGGAAAAGTTCCACACGATAAGAGGGGGCCGTTTACGCCAGAACAATGCAAGGTTATTCTGGAACAATTTCCAAATGTTGAATTGGTAGTTCAGCCAAGTGAATGGAGAAGTTTTAAAGACAGTGAATATGTCGCGCAGGGAATAGCGTTGCAGGAAGATTTATCGGATTGCGATATTCTGATGGGAGTGAAAGAAGTTCCGAAAGCGGATTTGATTCCCGGGAAAAAATATTTTTTCTTTTCACATACGATCAAGAAACAGCCGCACAACCGTGAGTTGCTGAAAGCCTTGCTGGCAAAGAAGATCCAGACGATCGATTACGAATGCCTGGTCGATAAAAACGAAAACCGCATCATCGGTTTTGGTCGTTTCGCGGGAATTGTTGGCGCCTACAATGGCATCATGGCATACGGTTTAAAATACAATCTCTTTGATTTGAAACCGGCGCAATTGTGTCATGATAAAAAAGAACTTTTCAAAGAGCTGGAAAAAGTACGTTTACCGAATATAAAAATCGTGATTACCGGTGGAGGCAGAGTAGCGAACGGAGCCTGTGAAACGATGGGAGCTTTGGATTTAAGAAAAGTGACTCCCTATGAATTTCTAAATTATACTTTCCGTGAACCGGTGTATGTACAATTGCATTCGGAAGATTATTATGTGGCAAAAGATGGTTCAGCCTTCAGCAGCTGGGATTTTCATCATAAACCGGATGGTTACCGTTGCAAATTCAGTGATCCCGGATCTTTCGCGGGTGTGACGGATTTGCTGATTCATTGCACTTTCTGGGATCCGAGAGCGGATATTTTGTTCAGCAAATCACGCATGCGCGATCCTGATTTCCGCATCAGTGTGATTGCCGATGTGACCTGCGATCTGAACGGAAGCATTCCAAGCACGACCAAAGCGACAACGATCGATAACAAATATTACGGTTATGATCCGATGACGGAGGAAATTGTTGATTCGTTCAACAAACAAGGCATTACGGTAATGTCGGTAGATAATTTACCCTGCGAATTGCCAAGGGATGCTTCGGATGGTTTTGGAAAACACCTGATGGAAAGAGTGCTTCCTTCTTTGTTTGGTGAAGATACCGATGGAGTGATTGAACGGGCTTCCATTACAAAAGACGGAAACCTGATGCCGCGTTTTGAATACCTGCGCGATTACGCGGAAGGTAAATAG
- a CDS encoding ribulose-phosphate 3-epimerase: protein MAYIAPSILSADFGNLQRDVEMINNSQADWFHVDIMDGVFVPNISFGFPVMKSIFKHAKKPMDVHLMIVNPDRYIQQFKDAGAAILTVHYEACDHLHRTIQHIKDSGMQAGVAINPHTSVTLLEDVIHEIDLVCMMSVNPGFGGQKFISNTILKTEQLRNIIAKKNSKAKIEIDGGVDLENASSLIKAGADVLVAGNTVFSSADPAGTIAKLKAI, encoded by the coding sequence ATGGCCTACATCGCTCCCTCCATCCTCTCCGCCGACTTTGGTAATCTGCAACGTGATGTGGAGATGATCAACAACAGCCAGGCCGACTGGTTTCATGTGGATATTATGGACGGTGTGTTTGTTCCGAATATTTCTTTTGGTTTTCCGGTGATGAAATCAATTTTCAAGCACGCGAAAAAACCGATGGATGTGCACCTGATGATTGTGAATCCGGATCGTTACATCCAGCAATTCAAAGATGCCGGCGCGGCGATACTAACGGTGCATTACGAAGCTTGCGATCATTTGCACCGTACCATTCAGCATATCAAAGATTCAGGAATGCAGGCCGGTGTCGCGATTAATCCGCACACTTCGGTGACTTTACTGGAAGATGTCATTCATGAAATCGACCTGGTGTGTATGATGAGCGTGAATCCGGGTTTTGGCGGACAAAAATTCATCTCGAATACTATTTTGAAGACCGAACAGCTCCGCAACATCATCGCGAAAAAGAATTCCAAAGCGAAAATTGAAATTGATGGTGGTGTGGATCTTGAAAACGCGTCATCACTCATCAAAGCGGGCGCGGATGTGCTCGTTGCAGGCAATACGGTTTTTTCTTCCGCGGATCCCGCCGGAACTATTGCTAAACTGAAAGCTATTTAA
- the pnp gene encoding polyribonucleotide nucleotidyltransferase: MSNKATIKEFDLGDGRIVSIETGRLAKQADGSVVVRMGDAMLLATVVSNPKAKEGADFLPLSVDYTEKFSAVGRFPGGFLKRESRMSEYEILISRLVDRALRPMFPEDYHSDTQVMVTLLSGDKRVQPDALAGLAASAAITISDIPFNGPISEVRVARVDGKFCINPYTEDLERADIDLMVAGSMDSIVMVEGEMNEVSEEEMLEAIKFGHEAIKLQCKAQTELREMCGNKAKREYSHEENDADLKDKVQSFCYDKAYTIARSANPNKHERSDAFSKLYDEFMASLPEEERTAKSAMVDRYFFEVESDAMRNCILDEGVRLDGRNSTTIRPIWSEVDYLPSTHGSSIFTRGETQSLTSVTLGNKMDEQMIDVPMKDSSTKFLLHYNFPGFSTGEVKPNRAPARREIGHGNLAMRSLRKVLPSETECPYTIRVVSDILESNGSSSMATVCAGTLALMDAGVQIRRPVSGIAMGLIMDKKGRYAVLSDILGDEDHLGDMDFKVTGTEKGICACQMDLKVQGLSSDIMLKALNQAKEGRMHILGEMLKTISAPRADYKPHAPRIEKMIIAKEFIGAVIGPGGKVIQEMQRETNTTISIEEVNNEGIIEISSSDKSGIEAAKSRIKAITATPEIGEVYEGKVKNIMDFGAFVEFMPGKDGLLHISEITWERLDTMKDVFKEGDKIKVKLIDIDKKTGKFRLSRKVLLPKPDNAPSEGDGGRPQRRQPAS; encoded by the coding sequence ATGTCGAACAAAGCAACTATTAAAGAATTTGACCTCGGCGATGGCCGAATAGTAAGTATTGAAACCGGAAGATTGGCAAAACAAGCCGATGGATCCGTTGTCGTCAGAATGGGCGACGCCATGTTATTGGCAACAGTAGTCTCTAATCCGAAAGCAAAAGAAGGCGCAGATTTTCTTCCGCTTTCTGTTGATTATACAGAAAAATTCTCCGCTGTCGGACGCTTCCCGGGAGGTTTCCTGAAGCGCGAAAGCAGAATGTCAGAATACGAAATCCTCATCAGCCGTCTGGTGGATCGCGCACTGCGTCCGATGTTCCCGGAAGATTATCACTCCGATACACAGGTCATGGTGACTCTCCTCTCCGGCGATAAAAGAGTACAGCCGGATGCACTGGCAGGTCTTGCGGCATCAGCGGCTATCACCATCTCCGATATTCCTTTCAACGGACCGATCTCTGAAGTTCGTGTAGCTCGTGTCGATGGAAAATTTTGTATTAACCCTTACACCGAAGATCTTGAACGCGCCGATATCGACCTGATGGTTGCCGGTTCTATGGATAGCATCGTGATGGTGGAAGGTGAAATGAATGAAGTGTCTGAAGAAGAAATGCTCGAGGCGATTAAATTCGGTCACGAAGCGATTAAACTTCAGTGCAAAGCGCAAACAGAACTGCGCGAAATGTGCGGCAACAAAGCGAAACGCGAATACTCTCACGAAGAAAATGATGCTGATCTGAAAGATAAAGTTCAATCTTTCTGTTATGATAAAGCCTATACCATCGCGCGTTCCGCGAATCCTAACAAACACGAACGTTCAGATGCTTTCTCCAAACTGTATGATGAATTCATGGCTTCATTGCCTGAAGAAGAACGTACAGCGAAATCAGCAATGGTCGATCGTTATTTCTTCGAAGTAGAAAGCGACGCGATGCGTAACTGCATCCTCGATGAAGGTGTTCGTCTCGACGGACGTAACAGCACCACCATCCGCCCAATCTGGTCGGAAGTGGATTACCTCCCTTCTACTCACGGTTCTTCTATTTTCACTCGTGGTGAAACGCAGTCTCTGACTTCCGTAACACTGGGAAATAAAATGGATGAGCAGATGATCGATGTGCCGATGAAGGACAGCTCAACAAAATTCCTTTTGCATTACAACTTCCCCGGTTTCAGTACCGGTGAAGTAAAACCAAACCGTGCTCCCGCCCGTCGTGAAATCGGTCATGGTAACCTCGCGATGCGTTCTTTACGCAAAGTGCTTCCAAGCGAAACTGAATGTCCTTATACTATCCGTGTAGTTTCCGATATCCTTGAATCCAACGGTTCTTCTTCCATGGCAACTGTGTGCGCAGGTACACTCGCGCTGATGGATGCAGGTGTTCAAATCCGTCGCCCGGTCTCCGGTATTGCCATGGGTTTGATCATGGACAAAAAAGGCCGCTACGCCGTATTGAGCGATATCCTGGGCGATGAAGATCACCTCGGTGACATGGACTTCAAAGTAACCGGTACTGAAAAAGGAATCTGCGCTTGTCAGATGGACCTCAAAGTACAGGGCCTCTCTTCCGACATCATGCTGAAAGCATTGAACCAGGCGAAAGAAGGACGTATGCACATCCTCGGCGAAATGCTGAAGACTATTTCTGCTCCTCGTGCGGATTACAAACCACATGCACCACGCATCGAGAAGATGATCATCGCGAAAGAATTTATCGGCGCTGTGATCGGACCTGGTGGAAAAGTGATCCAGGAAATGCAGCGTGAAACAAATACTACTATCTCTATTGAAGAAGTAAACAACGAAGGAATCATCGAAATTTCTTCCAGCGATAAATCAGGTATCGAAGCGGCGAAATCCAGAATCAAGGCCATCACTGCTACTCCTGAAATCGGTGAAGTCTACGAAGGAAAAGTGAAGAACATCATGGACTTCGGTGCTTTCGTTGAATTCATGCCGGGTAAAGATGGTTTGTTGCACATCAGCGAAATCACATGGGAACGTCTCGATACTATGAAAGATGTTTTCAAAGAAGGTGATAAGATAAAAGTGAAACTCATCGATATCGATAAAAAGACCGGTAAGTTCCGTTTGTCACGCAAGGTGTTACTGCCAAAACCTGACAATGCTCCTTCAGAAGGTGATGGCGGACGCCCTCAAAGACGTCAACCGGCTTCCTAA